A stretch of DNA from Pseudorca crassidens isolate mPseCra1 chromosome X, mPseCra1.hap1, whole genome shotgun sequence:
AGGTAGCTGGGAGTTCAGTGCAGGGAAAGATGCACCCTGGCTGGGAAGGCCAGCCAATGATACATACTGCTCGCACCACAACTGCACCAACCTGCCCCTTGGTGGCTAATAAACTAGAGGGAGTTGATCACTGTAATTCATCAATTTCAGTCCCTATACTACATTTCGAAAATGTTCCCAGGTCATCCTAATGTAACtgacagatatagatagatgatgtagagatagagagaaagatagctagatatagatataaacatagatactatatagaaatatatatatatatatatatatatatatatatatatatgaaatagacaCTGATGATTGATGCCTTCTTGCAACCAGCAGACATTGAATGATCAGccactatatgccagacactgcacTGTTTCTGGGAAAACAGCCTGAGGAAACTCCTGCAAGGGGATGCcatgtaaacaaaacagacataggCATTTCCCTCTTAGAATGTCTGTGCTAGCATACTGGGGGCAAAATAGACCAGCAATTACACAAAAAAGTGCCTTGTTCATATTTGTATGCCACTGCCTACCAGAACGCTTAGCACATATTGAGTACTCAATGAACAGGTTTAATTTTCTCTTACAACCCTTTGGTGGCCCTTGTAGTATGTATCGTTTGTAATTATATGTATGAACACAGATGAGGGAAGGCTAAGTGGAGAAGATGAGGCCTGATGAGTGTGATACCCAAGCAAAACAGGAAAAGCCCAGGGCAAGGAAGCAGCGTGTATGAAGACAGAAGTGAGAGAGAGCAGTGTACACAGAAAACTTTGAGCTACAGTCATGCCGAGCAGCAGGAACTAGATCAAGAGGGCTCAATAGCTCATGTTTAGGATCGTTTCTTCATTTAGCTATCGAACACTAATCAGGCATAGAAGATGCTGCTTAGGTGGTTGaagaggggtggggagaagagaaaatttcaaatatcctTGTTCAGGTTCACTTTGAACTTGTGATTGCATTTCTCATATTATAATAGAAGAAAGGTATCTTTTATGCTTATTGGAATTTCGTTCTGTATGAACATCCTTTTCCTATCCACTGATTATTATTTATTGGGTGATAGTGATTTCTAacagctctttatatattaagaacATTTATCCTTTTCTGTCATGGATATTGTAAACTATTTTCCCAGTTTTTCGTTTGTCTTTTAACGTTCTTTAAGAACATTTTTTGATGTATgtgaggttttaatttttatgtagccTTGTGTTGTGTTTATAAAGAAAGGGCTTTGCTACTTTCTAAATAGTCACAAAACATTAATGTAATAACGTATTTTAGAGTTTTGACTACAGCTTGCCTATTGATTTCTTGAACCAAGCCGTTCACGAATCACGATCTTTGTTCACGTTGAATTTTCTGGTACACCTACCATTCTCCATGAATCTTCAAACATAAGGGaattagaaatgctttcagtccTTATGGCTGATTTGCCTGCTTCTGGAGGCAAACTCAATTTGTAAGCTTTGTCCTTACCATCCTCTAGCTTGGGCTTTAATTCCCTGGAAATTGTTTATTCTGTTACCACTGGGCCATTTGTCCTAAGCCTTAAGCTATTGAGTCCCTCATTGTTTATCTTCATCCAAGGagacagaaaaactaaaaataaacatagaTCAAAAAGCACAgtagtaaaaaaaacaaaagcacagtAGTCTAAAGCAAGTGATTGTACCAGCAAGTGGTTCTACAATGTCTAATATGCTCTGAGAGAAGTACCATAATGCGTATTGAAAATGAAGCTCCTCAAATCAAGAAGCGAAAATGCATGCGGTTTCTTCTGCttaagaagtaaagaaaatggATAATAGGTTTTAGAAGCATTCTAAAGCATTCTACAATGctttaaataaatcatattattttAAGGGgaagctttggctatttgggcaGTTTTTCCCAGCTTGTGGCTCCCGAGTGAGTCTCTTCAAAATGTGTCAGGAAGTGGGGCCAGCAGACACTTGGCTCAAGGCCTTTGCAGACCATCCCTCTTTTTCCTATTCCCACATGGcctggaaaataaaaaacaaaattatgctcCTCCTCACAGAAGAGATTGAGGACCCCTgttagattaaaataaaaatataataatagacAAACGTGGTAatgataaatgggaaaaaatggagTATATTGTAATATACCTATATACTTATAAGCATTTTCTGTCAGCTATCGTAAATTCACTCTTACTTTTTAGAAAATCCTTTTCCAACTACTATAATTTGTAATGAGTTCTCCAGGTCACAGAATACTTTaacatccattatttcatttgcCTCATGATAACCTGTTACTTAAGCATCCCACTGAACAGAAGAGGAAGTCTCATTCAGCTATTCAGATGTGGGCGTGGAGAGTTAACTGTGGCTCTTGCCTAAATCGAGGGAAAATGCCTGTATGTCCATGAGCGTTCGTTTCTAGAAGATTCCATCTCAAAGTTTTGTTCAATTGAGAATTcatatatcattattattatggaATGACATTTGTATTGCTttgtctaaaaaagaaaacaattttcacCAAAGGACTGTGTCACTAACCAGAGACAACAGAATACACTGAGTTCGTTGAAGTGCGGGAGTTTGGGCGTGGCCTtcattctttgcttctttcttgtgTTGCAGATCCATCACTCGTGCCTACTACAGGAACTCAGTAGGTGGTCTGCTCTTATTTGACATTACCAACCGCAGGTCCTTCCAGAATGTCCATGAGTGGTTAGAAGAGACCAAAGTACACGTTCAGCCCTACCAAATTGTATTTGTTCTCGTGGGTCACAAGTGTGACCTGGATACACAGAGGCAAGTGACTCGCCACGAGGCAGAGAAACTGGCTGCTGCATACGGCATGAAGTACATTGAAACGTCAGCCCGAGATGCCATTAATGTGGAGAAAGCCTTCACAGACCTGACAAGAGACATATACGAGCTGGTTAAAAGGGGGGATATTACCATCCAGGAGGGCTGGGAAGGGGTGAAGAGTGGATTTGTACCAAACGTGGTTCACTCTTCAGAAGAGGTTGTCAAATCAGAGAGAAGATGTTTGTGCTAGTCAGCCCTTTTATCTCCAAAACATGCTCTCCCACCTGAACTTAAAAGTGATCAAAATGAATAGAATCATCGTGTGACTGAAGAGAACTTAACCTCCATATTGGATCCCAAGTGAGCCTCCTCCCCAAGGGGCCCTTGGACAGGTGATGGGCGGGCGggcgggtgggtgggtgggggagccTGGGTGCTGGGACTGGCACTTTTTTGTGGTCCATGCTGGGCAGTGGCCGCTCTGTGTGCCCTTTGTGGACCGCATGTCAAGGAGCTGAGGTCTGGGGAGCTAGGCCCCAGAAAAGTACACCCACAGTCAGGACAACTATTTCTTGGTATTTCAGCTCATTCATAGGTCACGATCATAAAGAAATACGTAAAGGGGAGAAAAGTATCACATTGGGAACAATTAGCCAACCTAAAAAAGAGTATGAGATCCGCTTAATCAGTGAGAATATCCTGCACTAAACATATGTGCTGGGTTTGGTTAAAAGGTACCAATTAGCTTCTAAAcagctcatctgtaaaatgaggggtgTGGACCAGCCTTTTACTAAGACCCTTTCAAGGCCTGGAGTTCTAGTGAAAATGGTGTGAATGTGAAAAAGGGAGGCTATTTACACACTGTTACTGTCACACTTGAAAACATGTACAGCCTTGTGAAAGAATAACCAGCTGTGTGTAAGAAATTGTCCCACGCAAATTATCGTGtaagcagaagagagaaatacTGTAACTCCAGTGCCCTCTTTCCCCTCTGACCACGCCTGGGGTTCACTGCATCGGCGACTGCAATCTGAAGGTAAACACCTGCTCAACAGGAGGTGCTGTAAGCCTTACAGACACGTTACAGTTCGTTGACTTACTTATTTGATCATCGTAACAAGCCGTTAGGGTTTCTTCCCCAGTTTACGAAAAAATTAACTGAGGGGCAGGAGAGTCACTTGACCCCTGGTTCTTGTTTCACTGCATCATCCTGCTGTCAGATGAATAAACTGTTATTGTTTGCTTTGGAAGAGACATGACTGTAAATAAATATTCTCTACATGTTAGgatatgtttccttattgattacaACTCAGCTATAATCCTGAGGGAACCCGGGCATGAGTCGAAGGTAAAGCCCATTCAGGTATTATTGACAAGAGGATTTTACACAAGTGAATAACTGCACAGTGAAAACACGTTAGAACTGTTCGGGCTGTAAATGTTCTTATCACTAAAACACAGTGGATGTATTATTGAAAGGAACCAAATACAGCAATGGGGAGTGGGATGGGGATAAAATACTCACCTCACAATGACCTTGGCCACTTGTTTGCCTTATGCCTACCCTGGGTTCCTGTCTACCCTAGAAAGTCAGCTCTCAGTTCTCAGGTGAACAGACAGCTAACTGCATCAGAAACTTGGAATGGTTGACTTGAGGTTCCATTATCTTCTTGCAGAGACGTGATGCTTTAAATGATGTTTTTGAATTGTAGCCAGTTCAGCTAGGCAAAAGCCATACTTCTCacagtaagaaaataattctgattAGACTCGCCT
This window harbors:
- the RAB39B gene encoding ras-related protein Rab-39B, whose amino-acid sequence is MEAIWLYQFRLIVIGDSTVGKSCLIRRFTEGRFAQVSDPTVGVDFFSRLVEIEPGKRIKLQIWDTAGQERFRSITRAYYRNSVGGLLLFDITNRRSFQNVHEWLEETKVHVQPYQIVFVLVGHKCDLDTQRQVTRHEAEKLAAAYGMKYIETSARDAINVEKAFTDLTRDIYELVKRGDITIQEGWEGVKSGFVPNVVHSSEEVVKSERRCLC